A region from the Mercenaria mercenaria strain notata chromosome 7, MADL_Memer_1, whole genome shotgun sequence genome encodes:
- the LOC128558484 gene encoding uncharacterized protein LOC128558484 isoform X1, with protein sequence MDIVADNSKVQSDQKYNEQFKVKGCFLLILISTTVGEMVALLALVGHWRVLREDIMSPTQQQMCLPLHRFALADDEEANKQCPSRLNKKKNSNICCGTLSDVLDKVSDKVVMEKYNSDANPEMSSLNLTDNKCNESDKKPPKAHLVDLSHDKKPVSLGMSSKLLWNTDPPSYANSGLKHLKEEGTIYVEKPGHYYISSQLKTKIAKTNDTDATSDSTFRHYVHLISSKGTEGVVILEGAQSQCEMASDVSESTSVLGSVFRLEHGDRLYVATSHPQNIVSGPQNNYFSIHSI encoded by the exons GTAAAAGGATGTTTTCTTCTCATTCTCATTTCTACAACCGTCGGCGAAATGGTTGCCCTGTTGGCACTAGTTGGGCACTGGCGGGTGCTACGGGAGGACATTATGAGCCCTACACAGCAACAGATGTGTCTGCCATTGCACAGATTCGCTTTGGCAGATGATGAGGAAGCAAACAAACAATGTCCTAGTAGACTTAACAAGAAGAAAAATTCAAACATCTGTTGTGGGACTTTGAGTGATGTACTTGACAAAGTTTCTGACAAG gttgtaatggaaaaatataatagTGACGCAAATCCTG AAATGAGTTCGCTGAACCTGACGGATAACAAATGCAATGAATCCGATAAGAAGCCACCAAAGGCACATCTTGTGGACTTATCACATGATAAAAAGCCAG tttctttGGGGATGTCATCAAAGTTACTTTGGAATACTGACCCACCATCTTATGCCAATTCTGGGTTGAAGCATTTAAAAGAAGAAGGAACAATATATGTAGAAAAGCCTGGTCATTATTACATATCGTcacaactaaaaacaaaaattgcGAAAACGAATGATACAGACGCAACTTCAGACAGCACATTTAGACACTACGTGCATTTGATCTCTAGCAAAGGGACGGAGGGAGTAGTAATACTTGAGGGTGCACAATCCCAGTGTGAAATGGCGTCAGATGTTTCAGAAAGTACAAGTGTCCTTGGTTCTGTGTTCCGACTGGAGCACGGGGATCGGCTGTATGTGGCTACTTCTCATCCACAAAATATTGTTTCTGGtccacaaaataattattttagcaTACACAGTATTTAG
- the LOC128558484 gene encoding uncharacterized protein LOC128558484 isoform X2, which translates to MKFTEYATDRQTFKVKGCFLLILISTTVGEMVALLALVGHWRVLREDIMSPTQQQMCLPLHRFALADDEEANKQCPSRLNKKKNSNICCGTLSDVLDKVSDKVVMEKYNSDANPEMSSLNLTDNKCNESDKKPPKAHLVDLSHDKKPVSLGMSSKLLWNTDPPSYANSGLKHLKEEGTIYVEKPGHYYISSQLKTKIAKTNDTDATSDSTFRHYVHLISSKGTEGVVILEGAQSQCEMASDVSESTSVLGSVFRLEHGDRLYVATSHPQNIVSGPQNNYFSIHSI; encoded by the exons GTAAAAGGATGTTTTCTTCTCATTCTCATTTCTACAACCGTCGGCGAAATGGTTGCCCTGTTGGCACTAGTTGGGCACTGGCGGGTGCTACGGGAGGACATTATGAGCCCTACACAGCAACAGATGTGTCTGCCATTGCACAGATTCGCTTTGGCAGATGATGAGGAAGCAAACAAACAATGTCCTAGTAGACTTAACAAGAAGAAAAATTCAAACATCTGTTGTGGGACTTTGAGTGATGTACTTGACAAAGTTTCTGACAAG gttgtaatggaaaaatataatagTGACGCAAATCCTG AAATGAGTTCGCTGAACCTGACGGATAACAAATGCAATGAATCCGATAAGAAGCCACCAAAGGCACATCTTGTGGACTTATCACATGATAAAAAGCCAG tttctttGGGGATGTCATCAAAGTTACTTTGGAATACTGACCCACCATCTTATGCCAATTCTGGGTTGAAGCATTTAAAAGAAGAAGGAACAATATATGTAGAAAAGCCTGGTCATTATTACATATCGTcacaactaaaaacaaaaattgcGAAAACGAATGATACAGACGCAACTTCAGACAGCACATTTAGACACTACGTGCATTTGATCTCTAGCAAAGGGACGGAGGGAGTAGTAATACTTGAGGGTGCACAATCCCAGTGTGAAATGGCGTCAGATGTTTCAGAAAGTACAAGTGTCCTTGGTTCTGTGTTCCGACTGGAGCACGGGGATCGGCTGTATGTGGCTACTTCTCATCCACAAAATATTGTTTCTGGtccacaaaataattattttagcaTACACAGTATTTAG